One window of the Pyrus communis chromosome 17, drPyrComm1.1, whole genome shotgun sequence genome contains the following:
- the LOC137722975 gene encoding leucine-rich repeat receptor protein kinase HPCA1-like → MRLLLLFLAFCFSGIHVISSSTHPDDANALQSLRQTWSNVPPSWDKSNDPCGERWEGITCNGSRVTALELPGMNVEGKIDGDIAGLSELRSLVLSFNKGLTGSLSPRLGDLSNLNILVLAGCSFSGTIPSELGKLGELSFLALNTNSFTGSIPASLGNLSNLYWLDLAHNQLTGPLPVSSGTTPGLDQLFTAQHFHLNHNQLSGTIPPTLFSSKMKLIHVLFDGNRFTGAIPSTIFSIQTLEVLRLDRNALTGPVSSNISNLMYLSELNFAHNNLDGALPNLTGLNALNYVDLSNNSFHPSEAPLWISTLPSVITIVLENVALQGTLPRGMFRIPSLQQVKLKHNAFNGTLNMGDNISPQLTLVDLQNNKIEEITLGDEYKNTLILVGNPLCNEYSSHSFCQPPQSNTKPYATSTNCASITCPGGQQPSPQSCQCGYPFEGTLDFLAPPFRDLTNVTLFKSLETILWEKLNLTPHSVSLKNPYFDNDDHLKVHVALFPPTGTYFNRSEIIRIGLNMSHQIQKPPEEFGPFNFIAASYNFPDTHKSSMITVGILVSCLVLVVGLVVVGIYAIRQKKRAERAIGLSRPFASWAPSGNDSGGAPQLKGARWFSYEELKWCTNNFSDSNEIGSGSYGKVYRAMLSDGQVIAIKRAQQGSMQGGLEFKTEVELLSRVHHKNVVGLLGFCFEQGEQMLVYEFMPNGTLRESLSGRSGIHLDWKRRLRITLGSARGLAYLHELANPPIIHRDVKSTNILLDEHLTAKVADFGLSKLVNDSGKGHVSTQVKGTMGYLDPEYYMTQQLTEKSDVYSFGVVMLELITARHPIEKGKYIVREVQLVMDKNDEEHYGLRELIDRNIRNSGTLIGFGRFLELAMQCVEESAGDRPMMSEVVKAIETILQNDGMNTNSTSASSSATGFAESKGAPKHPYNDGLPKKEFNDSTGSLDYSGGHIVSAKIEPK, encoded by the exons ATGCGGCTGCTGCTGCTCTTTCTGGCTTTCTGCTTCTCTGGAATTCATGTGATCTCTTCTTCTACACACCCAGATGATG CTAATGCACTCCAATCCTTGAGGCAGACATGGAGCAACGTTCCACCCAGCTGGGACAAGTCAAACGATCCATGTGGGGAGCGCTGGGAAGGCATCACTTGCAACGGTTCGAGGGTGACTGCATT GGAATTACCAGGAATGAACGTGGAAGGGAAAATTGACGGTGACATTGCAGGGCTCTCTGAGTTAAGATCCTT GGTTCTTTCATTCAACAAAGGCCTCACCGGTTCTCTCTCTCCGCGATTAGGGGATCTGAGCAATCTAAACATCCT GGTCCTAGCTGGTTGCAGCTTCAGTGGAACTATTCCAAGTGAGTTGGGGAAACTTGGAGAGCTAAGCTTCTT GGCTTTGAATACGAATAGCTTCACCGGCAGTATACCTGCTTCTTTGGGTAATCTCTCCAACCTCTATTGGCTGGACCTGGCACACAATCAGTTGACTGGACCTCTCCCAGTTTCAAGCGGCACTACCCCCGGCTTAGACCAACTGTTTACGGCTCAACATTT CCATTTGAACCACAACCAGCTTTCAGGTACCATTCCACCCACACTTTTCAGCTCCAAGATGAAACTGATCCATGT ATTGTTTGATGGAAATAGATTCACTGGGGCTATTCCATCAACAATATTTTCCATTCAGACTCTCGAGGTTCT TCGGCTTGATAGAAATGCTCTGACAGGACCAGTCTCCTCAAATATCTCCAACCTAATGTATCTCAGTGAATT AAATTTCGCGCACAACAATTTGGACGGCGCTTTACCCAACCTAACTGGATTGAATGCCCTCAATTATGT AGACCTTAGTAACAACTCGTTTCATCCATCAGAAGCTCCACTTTGGATCTCAACCTTGCCATCGGTCATCACTAT CGTTTTAGAAAATGTAGCGCTTCAAGGGACTCTGCCACGGGGGATGTTCAGAATACCGTCATTGCAGCAAGT GAAACTGAAACACAATGCGTTTAACGGCACATTGAACATGGGTGATAACATCAGTCCGCAACTGACGCTTGTTGATCTGCAGAACAATAAGATTGAGGAAATAACTCTGGGTGATGAGTACAAAAATACATTAAT ACTTGTTGGGAACCCATTGTGCAACGAATATAGCTCGCATTCGTTCTGTCAGCCTCCACAATCAAATACAAAACCGTATGCTACTAGCACGAATTGTGCATCCATTACATGCCCCGGGGGTCAGCAGCCAAGCCCGCAGAGTTGTCAATGTGGATATCCTTTTGAAGGAACACTGGATTTCCTAGCGCCCCCTTTCAGGGATTTGACAAATGTGACTCTGTTTAAATCCCTAGAAACGATCCTATGGGAGAAACTTAACCTCACTCCCCATTCAGTTTCACTTAAGAACCCTTACTTCGACAACGACGACCATCTTAAAGTACATGTGGCTCTCTTTCCACCAACAGGAACATATTTTAATAGGTCAGAGATTATCAGGATTGGTTTAAATATGAGCCATCAGATTCAGAAGCCACCAGAGGAATTTGGACCCTTCAATTTTATTGCAGCTTCATATAATTTCCCAG ACACGCATAAAAGCTCTATGATCACTGTCGGGATATTAGTTAGTTGTCTCGTTCTTGTTGTGGGCCTCGTGGTAGTAGGAATTTATGCCATTAGGCAAAAGAAACGTGCGGAAAGAGCCATTGGTTTAAGCAGACCTTTCG CTTCTTGGGCACCAAGCGGAAATGATAGTGGCGGTGCACCACAGTTAAAGGGAGCAAGATGGTTTTCGTATGAAGAGCTTAAGTGGTGCACCAATAATTTCTCTGACAGTAATGAGATCGGATCTGGCAGCTACGGGAAG GTTTACAGGGCCATGCTTTCTGATGGACAAGTGATAGCAATCAAAAGAGCTCAGCAAGGATCCATGCAGGGAGGCCTCGAGTTCAAGACTGAAGTCGAGTTGCTCTCTCGCGTTCATCACAAAAATGTCGTTGGTCTTTTGGGATTCTGTTTCGAACAAGGAGAGCAGATGCTGGTTTACGAGTTTATGCCTAATGGAACACTTAGGGAAAGCTTGTCAG GGAGATCTGGTATTCATCTCGATTGGAAGAGGAGACTCCGAATCACTCTTGGCTCGGCAAGAGGACTGGCTTACCTACATGAGCTTGCAAATCCTCCTATAATTCACAGAGATGTGAAGTCCACCAATATTCTATTAGATGAACATTTAACAGCGAAGGTTGCAGATTTTGGCCTGTCGAAGCTCGTCAATGACAGCGGAAAAGGACATGTCTCGACTCAGGTCAAGGGAACAATG GGCTATCTGGATCCTGAGTACTACATGACTCAACAATTGACCGAGAAGAGCGATGTATACAGCTTTGGAGTCGTTATGCTTGAACTGATAACTGCTAGGCATCCAATCGAGAAGGGAAAATACATTGTCCGCGAGGTACAGTTGGTGATGGACAAGAATGACGAAGAGCATTACGGTTTGAGGGAGTTAATAGATCGAAACATTCGAAACTCGGGAACTCTTATTGGGTTTGGGAGGTTCTTGGAGCTGGCCATGCAATGTGTCGAAGAATCAGCTGGAGATCGTCCCATGATGAGTGAAGTTGTGAAGGCTATCGAAACCATTTTGCAGAACGATGGGATGAACACAAACTCAACATCAGCATCTTCATCAGCCACAGGGTTTGCAGAATCAAAAGGTGCTCCGAAACATCCCTACAACGATGGCTTGCCGAAAAAGGAATTCAATGACAGCACCGGCTCCCTTGATTATAGCGGTGGACACATTGTTTCAGCGAAAATCGAACCCAAGTAG